A region from the Cumulibacter manganitolerans genome encodes:
- a CDS encoding DUF6112 family protein gives MSVFLPVSSLTSLVVAAVPALFPQDINITPNSNGLPGIEQLRTIVGAVMTIGLILSVLALIAAAIVWGFGANSSNPHLASRGKLGVLVSCGAAIICGAAVTLINFFWGVGQSV, from the coding sequence ATGTCCGTCTTCCTGCCCGTGTCCTCGCTGACGAGCCTGGTCGTCGCCGCCGTGCCCGCTCTCTTCCCGCAGGACATCAACATCACCCCGAACTCCAATGGCCTGCCCGGCATCGAGCAGCTCCGCACGATCGTCGGCGCGGTCATGACCATCGGCCTGATCCTCTCCGTGCTCGCCTTGATCGCCGCGGCGATCGTGTGGGGCTTCGGCGCCAACAGCAGCAACCCGCACCTCGCCTCGCGCGGCAAGCTCGGCGTCCTCGTCTCCTGCGGCGCCGCGATCATCTGCGGCGCGGCGGTGACGCTCATCAACTTCTTCTGGGGCGTCGGCCAGTCCGTCTGA